The Polyangium aurulentum genomic interval CCGCTGAAAAGAACACATTCATCATTTCGAGCTACATCGCCTCGCCGCTCGAGGCGACCTACGATTACCTCTGCCGGCTGGAGAACCTCGGCGAGTGGACGCTCTACAGCCGGATGAAGGAGCAGATCGACGAGAGCACCTGGCGGGGCTCCTCGTCCGGCTACCAGGCCGACCTCTATTATCACATCAGGAAGACCGAGGGATTGCCGTTCCGGGGCATCGAATGGCATTGCGGCATCGAGTACGACAAATACTTTCAGATCTACCCCGTGTTCCTCTTCCCGCCCCACTACATCGAGCCCGGGAGCGACGAGGAGGGGGTTTATTTTCACTGGGTGAGCTTCGCCGATCCGCGGCGGTGCAGGCCGATGTTCATGGAGGGCATCCAGACGGTGCACACGTCCGAGTGCCGCTCGCTCAAGGGCGCCCTCGAGCGCAGGGCAGGCCGCTCCGAGGCCGCGCGGGGGCGCTACCGGATCGAGACGGTCACCATCTTCGTCGACGCACCCGTCGAGCTCGGCGCCGCGTATCTGAGCGACGTGCGCAATCTGAAGGAATGGGCGCACCTGCTCCGCGCTCAGGGCGACGTGGGCCCCGAGGCGGGCGATTTCGTCGATGAATACGGACAGCGGGTGCGGGCGGCGTTCCGAGCCCACGCGCTCGACCGATACCATATGATCGAGCACGATTACACGTACCCCGATCACGGCGGCTTCATGCAGCGCTCGCCGGCCCTCCTGATCCCGTGCTCCTAC includes:
- the scyC gene encoding scytonemin biosynthesis cyclase/decarboxylase ScyC (ScyC, an enzyme in the biosynthesis pathway for the cyanobacterial natural sunscreen scytonemin, performs a cyclization and decarboxylation on the compound ScyA produces.), with product MNAAEKNTFIISSYIASPLEATYDYLCRLENLGEWTLYSRMKEQIDESTWRGSSSGYQADLYYHIRKTEGLPFRGIEWHCGIEYDKYFQIYPVFLFPPHYIEPGSDEEGVYFHWVSFADPRRCRPMFMEGIQTVHTSECRSLKGALERRAGRSEAARGRYRIETVTIFVDAPVELGAAYLSDVRNLKEWAHLLRAQGDVGPEAGDFVDEYGQRVRAAFRAHALDRYHMIEHDYTYPDHGGFMQRSPALLIPCSYAFNDPSASGFVLHRITFWRTDEAPRRGRLLLEDYGAESMNIKRFLEAQAGNVASFERGWSYIPK